The nucleotide sequence TGATCGTGTGTGGTTGTAGTCTTGTACTCTAGACAGTCCTTGAACAGAAATATATATGGGTAGCTTGGTGGATTCCCATGTCATTTTTCGATTTGCACATATGTCCAGTTTTTGCTGTCCATTCGTTTGTTGGGCTCCAAGATTTCCAGCAGAAAATGCGTCATGTTCAGAAAGCCAGTTACAATTGCGACAGCATATTCGAACATGCCACTTTGCAATGCAACCTAGAGCTTAACAATTCACATGCAATCACCTAACATTATTTCCATGTAAAGAAGAACGAACAAAGCAATCCTAGTCAACTAGTATAATAATCTATCCTAGTTTCTTGCTGGAGCTACCATGGAATCCTAGGTCCCTAGACTAGAGATCTCCTTGCAAGAGCCTGGTCAGCAAGCTAGTCAGAAGCGCATCCCTTCTCTCAGCCCTGTCCTCTTCCCTCATCCTCCTCTGCTCCTCGCGCTCCTCCCATGTCTGCTCCAGTATCAGTCTCTCCTGCTCTATCCTCCGCATCGATTGCCGCCATTGCTCTTCGAAGAACAGCCGCTCCTGCGCCTGCCTCGCCATCATCTCCTGACGCTGCACGTCCAGGCGGAGCTGCTGCTCGAAGAAATCACGCAGCAGCCCACGAATGGCGGACGTCGTCGTCGACGTCTGCGCGGCCTTCGTGTTTCTGCTTCGTCGAGGCGTctcgtcgccgccaccgccgtcgtcgtcaGGTTCCTCGCGTCCCGACGGATCGGCCGATCTTTTCTGCTTCTTTCTACCGGCTGCTCCGACCGGTTCAGACCCATGGAGCTGCTGGCTCTGCATGTTTCCGCTGCGACTCCTCTGACGAGGAAGGGAAGGGAAACGGCTGCCGTCTTCTCTTCTGGTCCAGATTTTTCGTTTTCCCTGGTGAAAATGACGGGTAGGTTACAATGACAAACATAGAGGCACCAATCCTGTTGCGATTCTCGACAGTCTTGAACGGAGCCATGACGTCGGTTGTGTTTCAGTAACAGAGTACCAAGTGAGTGCGGAGGAAGAGTATGGAACGAGACTGACCTTGTTGTAGCGTCCGACGAGCACTCTCTTCAGTACTCAGGGATGCAGCGCTGCTGATCTGCTGCGCGTGCCCCCTGCCTCCTCTCGGGTCTCGGCCTCTCCTCCCGCTCCTGGCTCCCCTCGCGCCGTCAGATTTTGCATTCCCAGGCGTGGCGCGAGTAcataaaggggggggggggggggggggggggggggggggggggtgcgcgTCTGACACGACCGGGAGATCGACTTTCTGACGCTTCCGGACCTCCCCCACGACGCTCAAAATTCACCGTTTCACACATCCCAGCAGTGTGAATGGCTTTGCTCCTGTCCACACGGGCAGTAAAGCTCGCCACGTCATCCTGGATCCCCGTGGTCGCCCGACATGTTGATCCGTACTATGACCGCATGGAATGCCGCCGACGGGAGATCTCGCGACGCGCACTCCTTGTTTGTTTCCAGGTGCAGCGGCTATTAGCCGCTATCGACATTGACCCGTGACCTCTTCTGTCTTCTCGTTCAGCACGGCTCGGGGAGGCTGGCAGGAAGGGGGGCCGTCAACGCATCCGCCGCGCGCCTTCGCACGACAGCGATGACGTGCACGCAGAGCACGCACGCGCGCCTGGCCAGATCGGAACATCGCTGTCAGTTGGAACGCGCCGCCCGGCCCGGCCGTTCTTGAGCATTTTTACCCTTtccaaaggaggaggaggagcgtcaCGATGAGGCCATTTCTGATTAGTGCAGGTGACGGTATCACGGTACATCTAGTCACATGCGTGTCAGCGtgtgggcagcggcggcggcggcagtacgACAGATCGAGCAGCCGAATCCTGCAAGGGTGCCGTGCTCCGTGCAGAGGCATCCGGCGCTTTTCTGCAGATTCGCCCCCGGGCCCTGCCCCCGTCACCCCGCCAGGCTTCAGTGCCACTACTCCAATGTCCAATCCACTGACCACCACAAAACGAAGATGCCGGCGAGAGAGACGCCGTCCCCATCTCTTAACCGGTGGCGCCAGTTTCCGCGCTCCAGTGCTCCACCGAGGTGCACCGCCACCGGGCCATCGACCACGCGGCATGGCGTGGCGGCGTGAACATACAGGTTCTGTTCTAGTAGTTCTACCGGGGTCCGGGTCTCCTGGGCTAGATTTCACACCTTAGCAAGGCTAGGCCGAATTCTAGAGGGTGCGAACGGCCCGTTGCCACAGAGTCCACTGGTGGCAATGCCAACAACTGGGTGGGGGTCGCTCTCAAGGGTAACTGGGTAAGGCCCACTTCCGCtgtaaaattacagtagcatgcaTGGCACTTGCTCCGTATCACGTGAGCTCCAGCCTCTGCAAGTCCAAAGGGAACAAAGAAAGATGTTACCGAGGCCGGCAGACATTCCTGGAGATAATCCGTGTCTGTCTGATCCCCAGCACAGTCTCCGAGGGTGTATTTGGTATCGTATT is from Miscanthus floridulus cultivar M001 chromosome 7, ASM1932011v1, whole genome shotgun sequence and encodes:
- the LOC136464233 gene encoding trihelix transcription factor GT-3b-like, with product MQSQQLHGSEPVGAAGRKKQKRSADPSGREEPDDDGGGGDETPRRSRNTKAAQTSTTTSAIRGLLRDFFEQQLRLDVQRQEMMARQAQERLFFEEQWRQSMRRIEQERLILEQTWEEREEQRRMREEDRAERRDALLTSLLTRLLQGDL